The Clostridia bacterium genome contains the following window.
ACGAGTACGAGTTGCGATTCGGATTCTGCGTGAAAGTCAATACGAGAATCACTCTGGGCGGCTGCGGCCCAGAGTTTATTGAGGTGAACGCTTGCGGTCGTGTGCTTTTCCTTGGAGCGCGTTTAGCGGTCTCTGTTACGTGAGCGAGAGAAGCCGCCCTTTATATTCAACGGGGGGTGTCCCGGGCGCGAAACGAATTCCCTGCGAGGAATTTGGATGGAGCAGGCTGCACTGTGGTGTCACTCCCCTGTGTGCTCGATCATCAAAACGGTAGCATCATCCGTCAGGATCTTCGGAGACGCAAACGCCTGCGCAGTCGTCAACAGCTCGTGCGGTGTGACTTTTGCCGCAAACGAGTGTCTCAGTCGTTCCATTCCGAATTCCTCGCCTTCTAAATTCGTGGCCTCCAAGACCCCATCCGAGCACAACAACACCGAGCTTCCTCCGGTAAGATCGACAACACTCTCTCCGAAAGAGGCACATTGAATCCCAAGTGGTAGGCCGCCTGGAATCTGGAGAAACTCCGCATTGTTCGGCGTGGCTACAAGCGGCCAGGGATGACCGGCATTGGATAAGGTCAGTGCTCCCTCCCGAGTATCCAAGATCCCGTAAACCATGGTGACGAAAGTTCCCGGAGGGAAATCCTCGCGCAAGATGTCATTCAACTTCGTCAAGACATTGGCAGGTGATATTCCTGACTTCGCTTGCTGTCGCAGCATACTTCTAGTTGACGCCATCAGGAGCGCCGCTGGCATCCCTTTGCCAACGACATCGCCGAGAGCAATGGCAAGGCGGCCGTCACCAACCGAAAAGTAGTCAAACCAATCGCCCCCGACCGCAGTCATCGGAAGGCATCTGCCACTAACAAAATAGGAACCGATCTTCTGACATTCGGGGGGCAACAGGCTGGCTTGCACCCGCCGTGCTTCCGCAGACTCTTTTTCCAGGCGTTCTTTGGCCAAACGTTCCTGTCGAAACAACCGCGCATTTTCAATCGCGATCGCCAGGTGTTCTGCTAAAGCTTCGAGCAAATTGCGCTGTGCTTCGGGGAAAGCATCGATTTCGGGATGTTGGACGTTGAAGACGCCCAGAACGCGACCGCGAATTCTCAGAGGTATATCGAGTTCG
Protein-coding sequences here:
- a CDS encoding GAF domain-containing SpoIIE family protein phosphatase, which gives rise to MSTKSRSDTGALEERLRQMMLLQHAAHKINSILDLDILLDAIVGDVADMFGCSRSAILLKDEATDELELVAVRGWTSAVHPKGYRFKIGREGLVGQAAAGVKPLYTPNVHESPRYIVSEETTKSELDIPLRIRGRVLGVFNVQHPEIDAFPEAQRNLLEALAEHLAIAIENARLFRQERLAKERLEKESAEARRVQASLLPPECQKIGSYFVSGRCLPMTAVGGDWFDYFSVGDGRLAIALGDVVGKGMPAALLMASTRSMLRQQAKSGISPANVLTKLNDILREDFPPGTFVTMVYGILDTREGALTLSNAGHPWPLVATPNNAEFLQIPGGLPLGIQCASFGESVVDLTGGSSVLLCSDGVLEATNLEGEEFGMERLRHSFAAKVTPHELLTTAQAFASPKILTDDATVLMIEHTGE